The Amblyomma americanum isolate KBUSLIRL-KWMA chromosome 2, ASM5285725v1, whole genome shotgun sequence genome contains the following window.
GCCATTTTCAGTTAACAAATCGCCTTTTTAATTTAACTTTATCAATTGCACAATGTCCGCCATGCCGCGCACTGAACTAGCGTAGACAGCACGGTTATTTCTTGCACTGTTTTTAAAAGCAAAATCTTTATTCGATAAACAAAATCACCTCGTACAGGAACTACTATCCTCCAGATAACTGCTGTGCAAGAAGGGGgagtgaaaggaaaaaagaaagacgttgtGGTCTAAGTTAAATACGCATTGCGCATTTTGTCTAACACAAATGCGTTGAGCCAATACCGACTGCCAGCCATATTTGTGTATCGGTTTTAATAAGCCCGGCAAGACATTGTACCAGCACGTCGGCACTGTATGTGCCAATCGGGAAAACGAAGTCAATACTAATGTTGAAGCCTCGCAGTAACTATGGTAAGCTCGGGTAAGATCGAAGGAGCGTCGTGTCAGCTGGAGCCGAGTGTAGAGTGGCTGTGAGGATCAGCAGCGAGAAATGTGGTTGCGTGCACATGAATATGTCAGAAGGATGCCGTCGCCGGATGAACGTGGAGAACAGCAATAAGCAAATCACGAATGAGACCGGAACTTTGAGAGATTTCGAAGCCGAACAACGTACACGACGACATGAACAAAAATCACAAAAGAGAATCAACCTGTCGAGTGGATATAGTGAGGCCGCAAGCCGAAGGAGAGCGGCGAAGACAGTTAACTATGTTAAACGAGATGTGAAAGCAGATCAAGACCAAAAAACGCCAAGAGCGAAAAAGAAGGGGCGACTGTTGATGTCGCGTGAGAAACGTGGAGGCGAGAGGCGTGTAGGAATTGCTTCATAGATCACCGAACAGAGAGAAGGACGACCCGAATGACAACGAGGAGCCTCAAACTACTTATCGTGAGAGGACAGCTGAAGAACTACACAAAGAACGTTAGAGCGCAAACTgaattttctagcttataaaaagcTAAACAAAGTTGAACAAACCTAAACAAGGTTAAACGAGGTGGCGAACCTCAGGCGCGTTTAGCCTAATTAACTAAGTAAATTGGGGGCAATGAATTTATCGTCGCTTTTTCAGCCCCATAAAGGGGTCACAAAAAGTTTCAAAATCTGTTCTAACTTAACGCATCTGAAATGCATTAAGCAGTAGAAAACCACCATTTCCTACATAGTAGCCAAGTTGCATAACAGGCTTGAAGTTCAGAGTAGCATGAAGAACCAAATCCGCAAGGCTCCCGGGTTGATTGGTAAAATTAACGGAGAGCAGGGATTTTAGCAAAACACGAAAGCTTTCAGTGGTTGTATGAAGCACAAAGCTTTGCTCCTATCAGGTTTTAAGCCCGGGGATCCGAATTCTCGTCAGAAATCACAGAGAGCATGCTTTTCCAAACTCACCGATGAGCAGCGGTCCTCCAAAAGCCACAGGCAGCATAAAAACACCGGCGACGCCCCAGCACATAGACAACTTCTCTACGCCGAAGTAGTCACTGAGCAGGACAGGTTTCAAAGCCACTACACAGCCTGCCGGAAGTCCCGTTATCACAGCACTCGCCACAACTTGAGGAAACGAAGTGGCGTGCGGTAAGCCAACCAGACAGAGCGCCTCGGCCATCAGGCACATCGCCACGAGAAAGCAGCGGCTAAGCCTTGCCCGATCCCAGAAGAACGGTATCACCAGGCGTCCAACCATCTCAGCCGTGGCCACGTAGGTGATGATGGGCTCGGCTTGACGCCTTGCGGCGCCCCTGTCGCCGGCGTAGTCCAGCACTGTCGTCTCCAATGTGGCCGTGGTGTACTCTCCGATGGTAAATGTGGCCACGAGAATATAGAGGATGGGATTTCGCAGAAGAAACACGATGTTGTTATCTTCGCTACTCGACATCGCTTCAATGTTGCTGCCGCGTTCCTCCGGGACCGTGCTGTTGTCAAATCCACGCTCGGCACCGAGTCCCCTTGCGCTGGTATTTCGAGCACACGCATCTTCTGCCACTAAGCGCCCCTCTGTTCTTACACGGCAGGTGATCACATTTTGCTCATTGACCTCTGAGGCTGGACGGCGTTCTTGAGCAATGCAGTATTTATGCAAGCCGTCTTTTGCTGCGTTACTTTCGCACGAAAATCTGAGTGATCGATAGCCTCCATTTTCCTCCTCCTTTGATAATGCACATTTATTCCCCAGCCCGTTGTCTGCTTTGTCGACATCTCTTCGCAAAGATATTTGCGTGCCACACTTCAGACAAGCAGACAAAGTGCCTTGTAGGCCACACTTCACACAAACGGAAACAATGGCCGGTAGAGCATTTCTTACCTCTGCAGAGCAATTTTTTTCCACGCCGCAAGTTTTGTCTTCAGCATCGCCTTGAGCGTTGGTATGTGCTGCGCCACTGCACAGAGTAAAAGGTCGAGGATTGTTCATGAGCATCGATACAGGCAGAGTGTTTAGCGTTATGGCCGACAGCATCAGCAGCGCTCCGTGAAGGCCGTACTCTCGGAGAAGTGCCGACAGCAGCAAAGGGAAAGCGAGGGGGGCCAACGTCATGCCCGTGTACTTGAAGCCGCTGGCAGTCGCCCGGTACTTGTCAAAGTACAGCATGTTGTATATGGAGAGCGTCAGCATGATCATTCCCACAGCCGTTCCTAGGAGCACGAGGAAGAGAGCACTTGTTataaacaggagaaaaaaaacttttttttgcgaAAAGGCCGCGGTAGGTAAGTGATAttggtaaaataaaaaaataagaatcTGGCTTTTCAGCGGTTTCAATTCAAAATTAGATTTGTGCCAACCTTCTTGACGATAGGAAAAAGATTGCGGCAGTAGGTTTGAAAATTAACGAGCCGATTAAGCATTGTTCTTCTGCAAAGCCCGCAGGCCAAACACAGCGCGTAACAGAAGTGGAAGTTCGGGCTTGTTAGTAAGACGTGATTTGGAGGAGGCAGCGCAAGTGAAACAAAGACATGATCTAAATACTATTGTAAAATGCTCAGTAATCTCTTTGTTTTCGCTCTTTGAAGGTGGGGCGGTGATCCCAGTGTTTTACATACTGCTTTGATCATTTTTAGCCCACCAGGTTATCTTAGTTTAGCTTGCCTTGACATCTAGCCGCCTTCTCAAGTCAGTGGATAGCAAAGCATGCACGTTCAATTCCTCTAAGACTTCAATTTGCTTCAAATTTTTTCAGTTGCACATTAGTGCGCCTAAGCTGCCGGAACGCAGGGGCTGACATTGCAGTATAAGATACGTGGAAGGGGTTGCGTCCAGCAGACTGGAGCACTTGTTTGTAAGTCCACTAAAAGTTGTGCAAACTTGCAACTCGACTGCTTTAGACATGTTATACGGCATCGTTGAATTTGAACGTGAAGTTCAAGTTTATTAAGGAATCCAAACAAAGTTACAGgcgtatacagcgagaggtcccaCGGTACAAGACCGCGGGTGGGACCtcccatgacaataaatttcagtAAGCAACAGAATAggaaatacacaacacattaatTAGCGACGCATAGAATAAATAGATAGATACATAGTGTAATATGTGTTACAGAAATATttaaatacaaaaaatataatgcaggaaaatgtacaataaaacacTCACAGATGACGCGATACATACTATtaataacaaaaaagaagaaaaagcacacattaagaaggaaaagctttaaATTGACCTTGAACAGAGAAAGCGTATTAGTTTGTTTGATGTCTAAGTTCAAGGAATTCCAAAATGACATGGATGAAAAATGAAGGCACTGTTTCCCGTAGCTCACTGCAGACGAGCCCCACGCATACGAGGCTGAAGGCGGTGGTGTAAGCAATGTGTATTGATGGCCGATAAGCATCACAAAGATGGGCCTATAAATTACTCCTACTGATCCAGTTTTATCGCGAGAGCGCTAGTGCCCCTATGTCGAAGAAATTGGTCCGGCGTCGGTGTCGGCGTCGACCGTTTTTAGCCACGCAGCCTAAGTGGCCGGAGCAAATGGCCGCTCCGGaagcctaggtgggccacctggaccacgtgaccttgtggcgtcatcacagtcTGTCCGCCAAatggtgagcaaactgaccaccgcagcaggtgATAGTTAAAGTAATGATTGGCCGCCAGAGGCTTCTCGGAAAaacaacctgggtcacacaatcCCCTTCCAGcggtagcacctgccatagaaggggagtggcgcatcgcttaactgctgaaTCACTGTGTAAGGAGTGAAATCAGGAGTTGCAGCGATCTATGAATCTAAAGTCTAGAATTACCTATTccacattaacccattaacgctgtcgcgttatgCCTTTAAGGTGGAGCTTACGTGTTCATCCAATTTTTTCTATGTTTTGTTGAACCACGACTTCACGAGCGATCTCTGATTCATTTGTATTATAGTGTTGTGTTCAGTTTTAAGACTACGATCGGTTATGAACGTTAAAGCTATGATCTTTTATTTTGAACAGCAACACATCCAGCCGTCAACTTAACTATTCCTGCTCAAAAGTAAGTCTAAAAAGCTCGAATTAGTGAACGGCTGCGGAGAAATTCAATTAGGAGTTGTCTTCGGGCAGAGCAATTTTGCGTCCAATTTTTACCCATGCAATCCAAAATCGAAGGTTCTTATTTATATTCATGAGTGGGCGTGACTAGCGCCCTGCGTATCTCTAACTCAGAGGGTAGAAGAATAAAGAACTCGTGTTGCATGCTGCTCATGCCCGCAGTAAAGGTACGCCTGCAAAGCGCTTAATATTACTTAGTTATAGCGCATTTGGTGACTTTCCACGAAGACAACTGAACGACTCACCGCTGAATGCTGAAAGTTGAAAAACTGAATGAGCGATGGCCTGAACGGGCGTAATGTTTGCGCACATGCTCCGACAGGCGGAAGCAGAGAGGTCTTTATGCAGAATTCGGATGTTTGCTTTCGCTTTCTTGGGTATCTCAGTAATTCTTACTCTAACACCGAACAGTCTTAGGCTGAACGGTTACTGCCGAGTAGTTGGGATAAAGATGGCTCTTCAcactgggggggggggtaaatattGGCTCGATATCTGCGCAGCTGCAAGTTCTCACCGCTTATGAGGCCCAAGGTAACTGTCATCCAGGTGATGTCCGGAGTGAAGGCGGAGGCGACGAGCGCACCGAAGTTCAGCAGGCTGCCTGTCACTGCGACTTGATAGATGGTGATCCTCTCTTGCAGCGCCATGACTAGCAGACCTTTAAGTTATCAGAATAAACGCCGTCATAAGTCTGCAATACTGAAATTCAATAAAATGGTCTTGTAAATTCAAAATAAAGGGCACTGAGTTTACCTCACCTGACTCAAGAAATGCAGATCACTCAGTTATGAAAATTCCACACAGCTAGGCAAGGCTCGTACTCTGTAATTTTATTGAAATTCGTTCTTATGCACACTGTTGCGATATGTTTACGGCGCTTTAAATAAAGCGTCGAGCACTGTAACTTGAAAAGATAAGTCGTCGCTCATTTCATAACTATATTTAGTTACAAATCCGTGCATTCATCTCTCACGTCAAGGTCATGTCCAACATTGACACCCTCTTATTTAAGTATTGAATGTAATGGATTATTCCTCTAAGATGTAgcaaaaattttgttttaaaaagtTTCCATCGGTCTCATAGAAGAGTTAAGAAGGCCATTGACAACCattagggaacgcttttgatgatagcaaaaagtTTAATAGGAAGAAAAATTCAACACTGCCGATGggtaatctgcggatatattgatattttatagtgaaatcttacagcacatgaaaaaattgcgttcatgaatggtttgccgctcagtactgcttttgtccggaattgtttGGTATGGTTGTCCTTGAAGCTACTAAAAGAAAGACTACCTTGAACGAGGGGAAAGAAAATCTCTTGATTCTAGAAGTTTCCGCGATAAAATATTTACGCAGAAAGCAAGCTCTTGTTAGCTTTTCAGCGAGGACTTACGTCTTGCCTCCACTGCAGTACCATCCACTGGATCAAACATTTAACGATTGCAAGAATACTCTGACCAAATTCAGCCTCAAAGCTCTTCTCCTGTCAGCTAATTATCGGCCTTTATATTTCAAGCTATATTGGGTCCATCGTGTTCTTAGCGCTTCTCCAGTTCTAAAATATAAGCAAGTACCCTTAATTACAGGCTTCTAAATTCATCCTTTCATGAATGTGCCATTAGCATCAGCCTGTCGAATTAATGGCAACATAGCCGATTATACCCCAGGAGAATTGACGTAAGTCTATAGCTTTAATTGAAACGCCTGAATAGGTTCATATATAGTTTTGTTTTTGCTACAGTTTGGTAAACGCGCTTGTGAAGATTTTTTTAAAGGAATCCCACGGCACATAATTCTTGGCTATGGTATGGCGCCGAGCTGCACGCTCTTGAATTGTAGTAAAGTTAGCTTAAATATTAAGCGAACAAGCTGCAATTCAGCAACCCTTGAAGGTCGCACAAAAGATATTCAGCTTATTACCGAACAAACGCCAATACAGAAAACTATATGCTTGGCGCAGTCCGCTGAATAATTTAGATATCTTATGCATTCCTAAATACGAATCCATCACATGGGTTGAAATTGTTGTCACCATCATCAAAAAACTTATGTTCGCAGCTGGACGAAGACTTCTGTCACTGTTCCCAATTATCTATCCCC
Protein-coding sequences here:
- the LOC144119133 gene encoding monocarboxylate transporter 5-like encodes the protein MAKELQDRRDIMVDRCWSLAPLSALSALLAMLISKNSALFYVAFVDEFEVSRQSASWPLTLNMVMAHMAGLLVMALQERITIYQVAVTGSLLNFGALVASAFTPDITWMTVTLGLISGTAVGMIMLTLSIYNMLYFDKYRATASGFKYTGMTLAPLAFPLLLSALLREYGLHGALLMLSAITLNTLPVSMLMNNPRPFTLCSGAAHTNAQGDAEDKTCGVEKNCSAEVRNALPAIVSVCEENGGYRSLRFSCESNAAKDGLHKYCIAQERRPASEVNEQNVITCRVRTEGRLVAEDACARNTSARGLGAERGFDNSTVPEERGSNIEAMSSSEDNNIVFLLRNPILYILVATFTIGEYTTATLETTVLDYAGDRGAARRQAEPIITYVATAEMVGRLVIPFFWDRARLSRCFLVAMCLMAEALCLVGLPHATSFPQVVASAVITGLPAGCVVALKPVLLSDYFGVEKLSMCWGVAGVFMLPVAFGGPLLIGLFRDSMGSYENLYRMLAALCMGCAAVLFGLDFSQRRARRSTTVAEDKPCASVGFRPRSFDSGLDSRDVY